In one Sphingobacterium daejeonense genomic region, the following are encoded:
- a CDS encoding alpha/beta hydrolase family protein, whose amino-acid sequence MKIRKKANQNFLKAGLLVAFLASSGLTYAQQGINYQLPPQSIVDLIDAPQIPVEVFSPDGKYMLVLDVPGFETIVQASQPVVGVAGLRINPVNNTTVSATLGTYKGVKVRDLSKGTEYTLSGLPQDVQISDVKWSSKPGLFAFLNKSLQDTELWIGDLNNKSVRKVLSKVNDTYGGTFQWNTDGTAILAKQVISSRGNVPVENPVPTGPIVQENLGGITPSRTYQYLLENAYDESLMDYYLSAELVQVDIQGSSKPLGIQGIFKSVSFSPDGKYILTEKVVKPYSYLVPIYLFPSEVSVYASAGTKVKDIYTIPLGDKLPISFDAVIEGPRDFEWRKDKDATLVYVEALDKGNPNTASEIRDEVFEFEAPFDLSTAKKIYSGTYRVRNIQWGEDAAIISENWRKDRSSKLTLLNPKNNQVVKVLSTRKSEDTYTDPGYFIRNPKGMLLTDGKGSLFTQGLGASPEGDRPFVMKWNVVNGKQDTLYKSKRGFYEEPVFFNNSGVVYVSRESAKEAPNVYSINLKNKKEEKITNFVDPYPSIANVQKTLLSYPRKDGLNLSGVLYVPADFKKGDAPLPVLVWAYPREFKTKEAAGQVKGSPNRFPRLAFRSPVFWVTQGYAVIDQADMPIVGEGTSEPNDTFVEQIKDNASALIDYVVDMGVADRNRIGVGGHSYGAFMTANLLAHTDLFAAGIARSGAYNRTLTPFGFQGEARTYWQAKDTYDAMSPFTYAHQIKRPLLLTHGMDDENSGTFPIQSERLYAAIKGHGGIVRLVMLPKEFHGYRSREGVLHTFWEQHQWLEKYVKNRKQD is encoded by the coding sequence ATGAAAATCAGAAAAAAAGCAAACCAAAACTTTTTGAAAGCAGGCTTACTTGTAGCTTTCTTAGCAAGTTCAGGACTAACCTATGCACAACAAGGTATCAACTACCAATTACCCCCACAATCAATTGTCGATTTAATTGATGCGCCACAAATACCAGTTGAGGTGTTTAGTCCGGATGGTAAATATATGTTGGTATTGGATGTTCCAGGATTTGAAACTATCGTCCAAGCCTCTCAACCCGTAGTAGGGGTAGCTGGGTTGAGGATAAATCCTGTCAACAATACAACCGTTTCTGCAACATTAGGAACTTATAAGGGCGTAAAAGTACGTGACCTTTCAAAAGGAACTGAATATACGCTAAGTGGACTGCCTCAAGATGTTCAGATTTCTGATGTAAAATGGTCGTCCAAGCCTGGCTTATTTGCTTTCTTGAACAAATCACTTCAGGACACAGAACTATGGATTGGAGATTTAAACAATAAATCGGTAAGGAAAGTTCTGAGCAAAGTAAATGATACTTATGGTGGTACTTTCCAATGGAATACAGATGGAACTGCTATATTAGCTAAGCAAGTTATATCATCAAGAGGAAATGTACCTGTGGAAAACCCTGTTCCAACAGGGCCAATTGTACAGGAAAATTTAGGCGGTATAACTCCTTCAAGAACCTACCAATATCTTCTGGAAAATGCTTATGATGAAAGTCTCATGGATTATTATCTTTCTGCTGAGCTTGTTCAAGTGGATATTCAAGGTAGCAGCAAGCCTTTAGGCATTCAGGGGATATTTAAATCAGTTTCGTTTTCTCCTGATGGAAAATACATATTGACTGAAAAGGTTGTAAAACCGTATTCTTATCTTGTTCCTATCTATTTATTTCCATCTGAAGTGTCTGTGTATGCATCTGCAGGAACAAAAGTTAAGGATATTTATACCATTCCTTTGGGTGATAAATTGCCTATTAGTTTTGATGCAGTGATTGAAGGGCCTAGAGATTTTGAATGGCGTAAGGATAAAGATGCAACATTAGTTTACGTGGAAGCTTTAGACAAAGGCAACCCAAATACTGCCTCTGAGATTAGAGATGAAGTTTTCGAATTTGAAGCCCCATTTGATCTATCAACTGCAAAGAAAATATATTCTGGCACTTATCGTGTGAGAAATATTCAATGGGGAGAAGATGCAGCAATAATTTCTGAAAATTGGCGGAAAGATAGGTCTTCCAAATTGACTCTTTTAAACCCTAAAAACAATCAGGTCGTTAAGGTATTGTCGACTCGGAAATCAGAAGATACCTATACTGATCCAGGTTACTTTATCAGAAATCCGAAAGGAATGTTATTAACGGATGGAAAGGGCTCCTTATTTACTCAAGGATTAGGAGCATCACCGGAAGGGGACCGTCCTTTTGTGATGAAATGGAATGTTGTAAATGGTAAACAGGATACGCTGTACAAGTCAAAACGTGGATTCTATGAAGAACCGGTTTTCTTCAATAATTCAGGGGTAGTATATGTATCTAGAGAATCTGCGAAAGAGGCTCCAAATGTATATTCCATTAATTTGAAAAATAAAAAAGAAGAAAAAATAACAAACTTTGTTGACCCTTATCCAAGTATCGCCAATGTCCAAAAAACCCTGTTGTCTTATCCAAGAAAAGATGGATTAAATCTTTCAGGTGTTTTGTATGTGCCTGCAGATTTCAAAAAAGGAGATGCTCCATTACCAGTTTTGGTATGGGCTTATCCACGAGAGTTCAAGACCAAAGAGGCAGCAGGACAAGTTAAAGGTTCTCCGAACAGATTCCCAAGATTAGCATTTAGATCGCCAGTGTTCTGGGTTACTCAGGGCTACGCAGTAATCGATCAAGCAGATATGCCAATCGTAGGTGAAGGGACTTCGGAGCCAAATGATACATTTGTTGAACAGATAAAGGATAATGCAAGTGCATTGATTGATTATGTTGTAGATATGGGGGTTGCAGATAGAAATAGGATTGGAGTTGGAGGTCACTCTTATGGTGCCTTTATGACCGCAAATTTATTGGCTCATACAGACCTATTTGCTGCTGGAATTGCAAGAAGTGGAGCATATAACAGAACATTGACTCCTTTTGGATTCCAAGGTGAAGCTAGAACGTACTGGCAGGCGAAAGATACTTATGATGCGATGTCACCTTTCACTTATGCTCATCAAATCAAGAGACCATTATTGTTGACTCATGGTATGGACGATGAAAACTCTGGTACATTTCCTATTCAGAGCGAACGTTTATATGCCGCAATAAAAGGACATGGAGGAATTGTGAGGTTAGTAATGTTGCCAAAAGAGTTTCATGGGTATAGAAGTAGGGAAGGGGTGTTACATACATTTTGGGAACAGCACCAATGGCTGGAAAAATATGTGAAAAACAGAAAACAAGATTAA
- a CDS encoding FAD-dependent oxidoreductase: MNYDIIVIGSGPGGYVAAIRAAQLGFKTAIIERDALGGICLNWGCIPTKALLKSAQVFEYLNHAADYGIKVNGGRSRL; the protein is encoded by the coding sequence ATGAATTACGACATTATTGTTATCGGTAGTGGTCCAGGTGGATACGTTGCGGCAATCCGCGCTGCTCAATTAGGATTCAAAACTGCCATTATCGAACGTGACGCATTAGGTGGAATTTGCCTTAACTGGGGTTGTATTCCTACCAAAGCACTATTGAAAAGTGCTCAAGTATTCGAATATTTAAATCATGCTGCTGATTATGGTATCAAAGTAAATGGTGGGAGAAGCCGACTTTGA
- a CDS encoding DUF3817 domain-containing protein, translating into MLRIFQQVALWEAISTVLLFFVAMPLKYFGGIPEAVRVAGSIHGFLVVLFVVLLIACWQTYNWKFGRVVKYFVPELDPNSFFLGRKRS; encoded by the coding sequence ATGTTAAGAATATTTCAGCAAGTTGCCCTATGGGAGGCAATCTCTACCGTTTTGTTGTTTTTTGTCGCTATGCCTTTAAAGTATTTTGGTGGAATCCCCGAAGCTGTACGCGTAGCAGGGTCAATCCATGGATTTCTAGTGGTCCTATTCGTTGTCCTTTTAATAGCATGTTGGCAAACTTATAACTGGAAATTTGGTCGAGTTGTGAAATATTTTGTCCCTGAGCTTGATCCCAATAGTTTCTTTTTGGGTAGAAAAAGATCTTAA
- a CDS encoding DUF2157 domain-containing protein yields MKKLDVNKTEREIIEQALGHWESEQLLTKEKSDELKENLDDKGFEWGMLARYAFWIALASLIFSVVSLFSDSYLSDLVEKFYETPNVVFCLGFAGLAILFYLLGFRNKAKNPDKNFSNETLMLAGAFSTAASIGFLGQVLDRNENHFTLLFLLSIIIYAVLSIKLSSKLLWVFTLVALGIWFATETAYHSNWGFKFWGMNYPLRFTIFGLLLTGFAIFIQPRIKSLSIFQSTSYVVGLLYTMIALWMLSIFGNYSDFDKWSSVRQYEIFYWGLLGIGISLGLAIYGMKTKDHVSRDIGFVFFILNLYTRFVEYLWDNMNRTIFFLLIAISFWFVGRWAESIWKKK; encoded by the coding sequence TTGAAGAAGCTAGACGTAAATAAAACCGAAAGAGAAATTATAGAACAGGCATTGGGACATTGGGAATCGGAACAGCTATTGACCAAGGAAAAATCTGATGAATTAAAAGAAAACTTAGATGATAAAGGTTTTGAATGGGGAATGCTAGCACGATATGCTTTCTGGATCGCTTTGGCATCATTGATTTTCTCCGTGGTTTCTTTGTTTTCAGATAGTTACCTTTCAGATCTCGTCGAAAAATTTTACGAAACTCCAAACGTGGTTTTTTGTTTAGGATTTGCAGGCTTAGCAATATTATTTTACCTATTAGGGTTTCGGAATAAAGCTAAAAACCCAGACAAAAACTTTTCCAATGAAACCTTGATGTTGGCAGGCGCCTTTTCAACTGCTGCAAGTATCGGCTTCCTAGGGCAAGTGCTCGATCGAAATGAAAACCATTTCACTTTATTGTTCTTATTGTCGATTATCATTTATGCTGTGTTATCCATTAAGCTATCTTCAAAATTATTGTGGGTATTTACATTAGTGGCATTAGGAATCTGGTTTGCCACAGAAACAGCTTATCATAGTAATTGGGGTTTTAAATTCTGGGGTATGAATTATCCCCTTAGGTTTACCATATTTGGACTATTATTGACTGGATTTGCAATTTTTATCCAACCAAGAATTAAGTCATTATCTATTTTCCAATCCACGTCATATGTAGTTGGGTTGTTATATACCATGATCGCGCTGTGGATGCTTTCTATTTTTGGAAATTATAGCGATTTCGATAAATGGTCGAGTGTTCGACAATACGAAATTTTCTACTGGGGATTGTTGGGAATCGGTATCTCTTTGGGGCTGGCGATTTATGGAATGAAAACTAAAGACCATGTGTCAAGAGACATTGGTTTTGTATTCTTTATTCTAAACTTGTACACCCGATTTGTAGAGTATTTATGGGATAATATGAATAGGACTATTTTCTTCCTTTTAATTGCCATATCTTTCTGGTTTGTAGGACGCTGGGCAGAAAGTATATGGAAGAAAAAATAA
- a CDS encoding YdcF family protein, which translates to MNKLIMVLGAPNDDNGQLSPIAIDRLYRAFDLATCYSTAKIICTGGKGEHFNNTSKPHYYYAQEFLILKGIPKERFLKGIASTNTVQDFSMSKSFLEKYNPDLLIIITSEFHIERVKLIAEKIIPKIKKFYASVASSLTEEELKPLKEHEKNAVYFLKEHGIKY; encoded by the coding sequence ATGAATAAATTAATTATGGTGCTTGGAGCACCAAACGATGACAACGGACAACTATCTCCTATTGCTATCGATAGATTATACAGAGCATTTGATTTGGCTACCTGTTACAGCACAGCGAAAATTATATGTACTGGAGGAAAAGGAGAGCATTTCAATAATACTTCAAAACCACACTACTATTATGCACAAGAATTCCTGATCTTGAAAGGGATTCCAAAAGAAAGGTTTTTAAAAGGAATAGCATCTACTAATACGGTCCAAGATTTCTCGATGTCAAAATCCTTTTTAGAGAAATATAATCCTGATCTGTTGATAATCATTACTTCCGAATTTCATATCGAAAGGGTAAAATTAATTGCAGAAAAGATCATCCCAAAAATAAAAAAGTTTTATGCTTCCGTTGCTTCCTCTTTGACGGAAGAAGAACTAAAACCATTGAAGGAACATGAGAAAAATGCCGTATATTTCTTAAAGGAACATGGTATTAAATATTGA
- a CDS encoding acyl-CoA thioesterase: protein MNFYTRKWVKPEDLNPNGSLFGGTLLRWIDEEAVIYAIVQLGNPHVVTKYISEINFVSSAKQGDIIELGIEATNFGRTSLTMRCVVRNKITRMVILSIDKLVFVNLDKDGTPTPHGKTEITYAYMGIEPNINKRD, encoded by the coding sequence ATGAACTTTTATACTCGAAAATGGGTCAAACCCGAAGACCTAAACCCTAATGGTTCTTTATTTGGAGGAACATTACTAAGATGGATAGATGAAGAAGCAGTTATCTATGCTATTGTACAACTCGGGAATCCTCATGTAGTTACAAAATACATTTCAGAAATAAATTTCGTCAGCTCTGCAAAGCAAGGGGATATTATTGAGCTCGGTATTGAGGCCACTAACTTTGGGCGGACCTCCTTGACCATGAGATGTGTTGTGAGGAATAAAATCACCAGGATGGTTATTCTATCGATTGATAAGTTAGTTTTTGTCAATTTAGACAAAGACGGTACCCCAACCCCACATGGCAAAACAGAAATTACGTATGCCTATATGGGGATTGAGCCCAATATCAACAAGAGGGATTAG
- the lpdA gene encoding dihydrolipoyl dehydrogenase → MVGEADFDAIVKRSRGVADGMSKGIQFLMKKNKIDVILGTAKIKKGGKIEVKAADGSTNEYTAKHTILATGARSRELPNLPQDGKKIIGYRQAMVLPKQPKSMVVVGSGAIGVEFAYFYNAIGTKVTIVEFMDRIVPVEDEEVSKQLEKSLKKAGINILTKSEVQSVDTKGDLCKVSIKTEKGTETLEAEVVLSAVGITPNIENLGLEEVGVKTDKGRVVVDDYYKTNIDGVYAIGDIVKGQALAHVASAEGITCIEKIKGLHVDPIDYNNIPGCTYCSPEVASVGFTEKAAKEAGYEIKVGKFPFSASGKASAAGAKDGFVKVIFDAKYGEFLGAHLIGANVTEMIAEVVVARKLESTGHEILKAVHPHPTMSEAIMEAVADAYGEVIHL, encoded by the coding sequence ATGGTGGGAGAAGCCGACTTTGACGCTATTGTGAAAAGAAGTCGTGGTGTAGCAGATGGCATGAGTAAAGGTATCCAGTTCTTAATGAAGAAGAACAAGATCGATGTGATCTTGGGTACGGCAAAGATTAAAAAAGGTGGTAAAATCGAAGTGAAAGCGGCAGACGGATCTACCAATGAATATACAGCGAAACACACTATCCTTGCTACAGGAGCTCGTTCTAGAGAACTTCCTAACCTTCCGCAAGATGGCAAGAAAATTATCGGTTACAGACAAGCAATGGTTCTTCCAAAACAACCTAAATCAATGGTTGTAGTAGGTTCGGGTGCAATCGGAGTTGAATTTGCATACTTCTATAATGCAATCGGCACTAAAGTTACCATCGTTGAATTTATGGACCGCATCGTTCCAGTTGAAGATGAGGAAGTTTCAAAACAATTAGAAAAATCCCTTAAAAAAGCTGGAATCAACATCCTTACCAAATCTGAAGTACAATCAGTAGATACGAAAGGTGATCTTTGTAAAGTTTCAATCAAAACTGAAAAAGGAACTGAGACATTAGAAGCTGAAGTTGTACTTTCTGCTGTTGGTATTACTCCTAACATTGAAAACTTAGGTCTTGAAGAGGTAGGTGTAAAAACTGACAAAGGCCGTGTTGTTGTTGATGACTATTATAAAACTAACATCGATGGTGTTTATGCTATCGGAGATATTGTAAAAGGACAGGCATTAGCTCACGTAGCTTCGGCTGAAGGTATCACTTGTATTGAGAAGATCAAAGGTTTACATGTTGACCCTATTGATTACAACAATATTCCAGGATGCACTTATTGTTCTCCAGAGGTTGCTTCTGTAGGTTTTACAGAAAAAGCAGCTAAAGAAGCTGGATATGAAATCAAAGTTGGAAAATTCCCATTCTCAGCATCAGGTAAAGCATCTGCTGCTGGCGCGAAAGATGGGTTTGTAAAAGTGATCTTTGACGCGAAGTATGGCGAATTCTTAGGTGCTCACCTTATTGGAGCAAATGTAACTGAAATGATTGCAGAAGTAGTTGTAGCCCGTAAATTGGAGTCTACAGGTCATGAAATCTTGAAAGCAGTTCACCCACACCCTACGATGAGTGAAGCGATTATGGAAGCAGTAGCTGATGCATACGGTGAAGTAATCCATCTATAA
- the lpdA gene encoding dihydrolipoyl dehydrogenase yields MQYDVIVIGSGPGGYVAAIRCAQLGLKTAVIEKYSTFGGTCLNVGCIPSKALLDSSEHYHNAAHNFEQHGISLSNLKVDMKKMIDRKNDVIAQNTAGITFLFKKNKIDSFQGVGSFVDKNTIKVTAEDGKVEELSTKNVIIATGSKPTALPFLPIDKKRIITSTEALNLTEVPKHLIVIGGGVIGLELGSVYARLGAKVSVVEYAKSIIPTMDAGLGKELQRVLKKNLGMEFFLNHKVTGATVKGKKVSVTAKDSKDQDVVLEGDYCIVAVGRTAYTEGLGLENIGIKTEERGNKVPVNEHLETSVAGVYAIGDVIKGAMLAHKAEDEGIYVAEAIAGQKPHIDYNLIPGVVYTWPEVAAVGKTEEQLKEEGKKYKAGSFSFKASGRAKASGDTDGFIKVLADAETDEILGVQMIGPRAADMIAEAVVAMEYRASAEDIGRICHAHPTFTEAFKEAALAATANRAIHA; encoded by the coding sequence ATGCAATACGACGTAATCGTAATCGGAAGTGGTCCAGGTGGTTATGTTGCCGCTATCCGCTGTGCGCAATTAGGCTTAAAAACAGCTGTTATTGAGAAATATAGCACTTTTGGAGGTACCTGTCTTAACGTTGGATGTATTCCATCAAAAGCATTGTTAGATTCATCAGAACACTATCACAATGCTGCTCATAATTTTGAACAACACGGTATTAGCTTGAGCAACCTGAAAGTTGACATGAAAAAAATGATCGACCGTAAGAATGATGTAATTGCTCAAAACACTGCTGGTATCACATTTTTATTTAAAAAGAACAAAATCGACAGCTTCCAAGGCGTAGGATCTTTTGTTGACAAAAACACGATCAAGGTTACTGCTGAAGATGGCAAGGTTGAGGAATTAAGCACTAAAAATGTAATTATAGCTACCGGTTCAAAACCAACTGCATTACCTTTCCTTCCTATCGATAAGAAACGTATCATCACTTCTACTGAAGCATTAAATCTTACAGAAGTTCCTAAACATCTGATTGTCATTGGTGGTGGAGTTATCGGTTTGGAATTAGGTTCAGTTTACGCAAGACTTGGTGCTAAGGTTTCAGTAGTCGAATATGCGAAATCAATTATCCCTACCATGGATGCTGGTCTTGGTAAAGAATTACAACGAGTTTTGAAGAAAAACTTAGGTATGGAATTCTTCTTGAACCACAAAGTTACTGGTGCTACAGTTAAGGGCAAAAAAGTATCTGTTACTGCAAAAGATTCTAAGGATCAAGATGTTGTATTAGAGGGAGATTATTGCATTGTTGCTGTTGGAAGAACGGCATACACTGAAGGTTTAGGCCTTGAAAACATTGGCATCAAAACGGAAGAAAGAGGAAACAAAGTTCCTGTTAACGAGCATTTGGAGACTTCTGTTGCTGGTGTTTATGCCATTGGGGACGTGATCAAAGGTGCTATGTTGGCTCACAAAGCAGAAGATGAAGGTATCTACGTAGCTGAGGCAATTGCAGGACAAAAACCTCATATTGATTATAACTTAATCCCAGGAGTAGTTTATACATGGCCTGAGGTTGCTGCAGTAGGTAAAACTGAAGAGCAACTAAAAGAAGAAGGTAAAAAATATAAAGCTGGAAGCTTCTCATTCAAGGCATCTGGACGTGCTAAAGCATCGGGTGACACTGATGGTTTCATTAAAGTATTAGCTGATGCTGAGACTGATGAGATCCTAGGAGTTCAGATGATTGGTCCACGTGCTGCAGATATGATTGCTGAGGCTGTGGTTGCTATGGAATACCGTGCATCTGCAGAAGATATCGGTAGAATTTGCCATGCTCACCCAACTTTTACTGAAGCATTCAAAGAAGCTGCACTTGCAGCGACTGCAAACAGAGCGATCCACGCTTAA
- the uvrA gene encoding excinuclease ABC subunit UvrA gives MAVRKAVDLGDQSELEVFGARVHNLKNIDVSFPRNQLVVITGLSGSGKSSLAFDTIYAEGQRRYMETFSAYSRQFLGGMERPDVDKISGLSPVISIEQKTTSKNPRSTVGTITEIYDFLRLLYARIGEAYSYVTGKRMERMSDDEITDRILKEFNGEGIYILAPVVKGRKGHYRELFEQIRKQGYTKVRVDGEILDIVPKMQVNRYKIHDIEIVVDRVIVEKEGRKRLFTSIVQALKTAKGIIKISSKDNKEQFFSRYLMDAESGISYDEPQPNTFSFNSPYGACPRCDGLGYIYEIDKKIVIPDRTLSIQKGAIVPLGPVKDSWNFAVLKAVAKKYEISLTTSIDKISEDLIDNLLFGEEEPISLTVSYGSYGAREYKVQFSGIFKMLEENNAKYSDESQGLEEFRTQVVCPECHGARLKKESLHIKVDNKNISELAELDIVALNEWFEGIETRLTERQNIIATEIIKEIKTRIGFLLDVGLNYLTLNRSSKSLSGGEAQRIRLATQIGSQLVNVLYILDEPSIGLHQRDNERLINALKNLRDIGNSILVVEHDKDMILSSDYVIDMGPAAGVHGGRVVAQGTPKQLMKENTLTTDYLNGTKEIQIPAERRKGNGHTLSLKGAQGHNLKNVSIDIPLGELVLVTGVSGSGKSSLITNTLYPILNHHFFRAKAKPLPYSKIEGLENIDKVIEIDQSPIGRTPRSNPSTYTGVFSDIRALYVQLPESKIRGYKPGRFSFNVKGGRCETCQGAGMKIIEMNFLPDVQVPCETCNGKRYNRETLEVRYRGKSISDVLDMSIDEAVTFFENIPSIYRKIKTLQDVGLGYITLGQSSTTLSGGEAQRVKLATELSKKDTGKTFYILDEPTTGLHFEDVNVLLGVINRLVDRGNTVLIIEHNLDVIKAADWVIDMGPEGGKNGGKLLFQGTPEDLIKQKNSETGRFLKIEMNYNK, from the coding sequence ATGGCCGTAAGAAAAGCAGTAGACCTTGGAGATCAAAGCGAGTTAGAAGTATTTGGCGCACGGGTGCACAACCTTAAGAATATAGATGTATCATTTCCTAGAAACCAACTTGTCGTTATCACTGGTTTAAGTGGTAGCGGAAAGTCATCATTGGCATTCGACACCATTTATGCTGAAGGACAAAGAAGATATATGGAAACATTCTCTGCCTATAGCCGTCAGTTTTTGGGTGGCATGGAGCGACCGGATGTTGATAAGATTTCGGGATTGAGTCCAGTTATCTCAATTGAACAGAAAACGACTTCCAAAAACCCAAGATCAACAGTTGGCACCATAACAGAAATATATGACTTCTTACGTCTACTTTACGCTAGAATTGGAGAGGCATATTCCTATGTCACTGGAAAAAGAATGGAACGTATGTCAGACGATGAGATTACTGACCGAATTCTTAAAGAATTCAATGGTGAAGGGATTTATATCCTTGCCCCAGTTGTGAAAGGTCGTAAAGGACATTATCGTGAGCTTTTTGAGCAAATCAGGAAACAAGGTTACACCAAAGTAAGAGTAGATGGAGAAATCTTGGATATCGTTCCAAAAATGCAAGTTAACAGATATAAGATTCATGATATTGAAATTGTCGTTGATCGAGTTATCGTTGAAAAAGAAGGTCGTAAAAGATTGTTTACATCCATTGTTCAAGCATTAAAGACTGCCAAAGGAATTATCAAGATTTCAAGTAAAGATAATAAGGAACAGTTCTTCAGTAGATATCTTATGGATGCGGAATCTGGCATTTCATATGATGAACCGCAACCCAATACATTTTCGTTCAATTCTCCCTATGGTGCTTGCCCGAGATGTGATGGATTAGGGTATATTTATGAAATAGATAAAAAAATAGTCATCCCTGACCGTACATTGAGTATTCAGAAGGGTGCTATTGTTCCTTTAGGACCTGTCAAAGATTCTTGGAATTTTGCGGTATTGAAAGCAGTGGCTAAAAAGTATGAAATATCACTTACGACGTCCATTGATAAAATTTCTGAGGATTTAATTGACAACCTTCTATTTGGTGAAGAAGAGCCAATTTCACTTACAGTTTCTTATGGTTCTTATGGTGCCCGAGAATATAAGGTTCAATTTTCAGGAATCTTCAAGATGCTTGAGGAAAACAATGCCAAGTACAGCGATGAATCCCAAGGATTGGAAGAATTCCGCACTCAGGTAGTATGTCCAGAATGCCATGGTGCAAGATTGAAAAAGGAATCCTTGCATATCAAGGTTGATAACAAAAATATCTCTGAACTTGCAGAGTTGGACATTGTAGCTTTGAATGAATGGTTTGAAGGCATTGAAACACGACTTACTGAAAGACAGAACATCATAGCGACAGAAATCATAAAGGAAATAAAAACCCGGATTGGCTTCTTACTTGATGTTGGTTTAAATTATTTGACGCTGAACCGTAGTTCAAAAAGTCTTTCGGGCGGTGAAGCTCAAAGGATCCGATTGGCTACTCAGATTGGCTCACAATTAGTGAATGTTCTATATATTTTAGATGAGCCGAGCATTGGACTTCATCAACGCGACAATGAAAGATTGATCAATGCATTGAAGAACCTTAGAGACATTGGTAATTCGATTCTTGTTGTCGAGCATGACAAGGACATGATCTTAAGTTCGGATTATGTTATTGATATGGGTCCTGCAGCTGGGGTTCATGGTGGAAGAGTGGTTGCACAGGGCACACCGAAACAACTGATGAAGGAAAACACGTTGACCACAGATTATCTGAACGGAACCAAAGAAATTCAAATACCAGCAGAAAGAAGAAAAGGAAATGGCCATACACTATCATTAAAAGGTGCCCAGGGTCACAACTTAAAGAACGTAAGCATTGATATACCATTGGGCGAACTAGTTCTTGTAACGGGTGTTTCGGGCTCAGGTAAGTCTAGCTTAATTACCAATACGCTCTACCCCATTTTAAACCACCATTTCTTTAGGGCTAAGGCAAAGCCACTGCCTTATAGTAAAATTGAAGGTTTGGAGAACATCGACAAAGTAATTGAAATCGATCAATCTCCGATCGGAAGAACGCCACGATCGAATCCGTCGACTTACACTGGTGTTTTTTCTGACATCCGAGCTTTATATGTTCAATTGCCGGAGTCAAAGATTCGCGGATATAAACCTGGTCGGTTCTCTTTCAATGTAAAAGGTGGTAGATGTGAAACCTGTCAAGGCGCAGGGATGAAGATTATCGAAATGAATTTTCTTCCTGACGTTCAGGTTCCTTGTGAAACCTGCAATGGAAAACGCTATAACCGAGAGACTTTAGAGGTTCGATACCGTGGAAAGTCCATTTCGGATGTATTGGATATGAGTATTGATGAGGCTGTGACTTTCTTTGAAAATATACCGTCAATTTATAGAAAAATCAAGACCCTTCAAGATGTCGGGTTGGGTTATATTACGTTAGGTCAATCCTCAACAACTTTATCAGGAGGAGAGGCTCAGCGTGTCAAGTTGGCAACGGAACTTTCCAAGAAAGACACTGGAAAAACTTTCTATATCTTGGATGAACCCACTACAGGATTGCACTTTGAGGATGTTAACGTTCTTTTAGGAGTTATCAACAGATTAGTAGACCGTGGGAACACGGTATTGATAATCGAGCACAATCTCGATGTCATCAAAGCTGCAGACTGGGTAATCGACATGGGTCCGGAGGGCGGAAAAAACGGAGGAAAATTACTTTTCCAAGGAACTCCTGAAGACCTTATCAAACAGAAGAATTCTGAAACTGGAAGGTTCTTAAAAATTGAAATGAATTATAATAAATAA